Proteins from a single region of Gossypium arboreum isolate Shixiya-1 chromosome 1, ASM2569848v2, whole genome shotgun sequence:
- the LOC108483538 gene encoding E3 ubiquitin-protein ligase SDIR1-like isoform X1 gives MSFVFRGTRGDIESGFSGFIPERPAVRIHAARPVNSNSLAFLVTVLLLFMILNSHQMSPNFLLWLVVGVFLMATSLRMYATCQQLQAQARAHAVAASGLLGHTELRLHMPPSIAFATRGRLQGLRLQLALLDREFDDLDYETLRALDSDNISTTPSMSEEEINALPVHKYKVPGTESAGSLPKQASSSSAPVEPKQDSRNGDGSMKALEDELTCTICLDQVNRGELVRSLPCLHQFHASCIDPWLRQQGTCPVCKFKMGSRRQENRGSESDDSDTV, from the exons ATGAGTTTTGTTTTCCGAGGGACTAGAGGGGATATTGAAAGTGGGTTTTCAGGATTTATTCCTGAACGTCCAGCTGTG CGGATACATGCAGCTCGACCAGTTAATTCTAATTCGCTGGCCTTCCTTGTTACAG TTCTTTTGCTGTTCATGATTTTAAACTCTCATCAAATGTCACCAAACTTTCTG CTTTGGCTAGTAGTGGGTGTCTTTCTAATGGCTACGAGTCTAAGGATGTATGCAACTTGTCAGCAACTTCAAGCTCAGGCCCGAGCTCACGCTGTGGCAGCTAGTGGTTTGCTTGGTCATACTGAGTTGCGTTTGCACATGCCACCATCAATTGCTTTTGCTACTAGAGGACGCTTACAAGGACTAAGACTCCAACTTGCACTTCTTGACCGTGAATTTGATGATCTAG ATTATGAAACCCTCAGAGCATTGGATTCTGATAATATTTCCACAACTCCTTCAATGAGTGAGGAAGAGATAAATGCTTTACCCGTTCACAAGTACAAGGTTCCTGGAACAGAGAG TGCTGGATCATTACCAAAGCAGGCATCATCTTCGTCTGCTCCAGTTGAG CCGAAGCAAGATTCTAGGAACGGTGATGGGAGTATGAAGGCTTTAGAAGATGAATTAACTTGTACTATTTGCTTGGATCAAGTTAACAGGGGGGAGCTTGTTCGGAGCTTGCCATGTTTGCATCAG TTTCATGCCAGTTGTATCGATCCGTGGCTGCGGCAACAAGGCACGTGCCCTGTATGTAAGTTCAAAATGGGGTCAAGAAGGCAGGAAAACAGGGGGAGTGAGTCTGATGATTCAGACACGGTTTAA
- the LOC108483538 gene encoding E3 ubiquitin-protein ligase SDIR1-like isoform X2 has translation MSFVFRGTRGDIESGFSGFIPERPAVRIHAARPVNSNSLAFLVTVLLLFMILNSHQMSPNFLLWLVVGVFLMATSLRMYATCQQLQAQARAHAVAASGLLGHTELRLHMPPSIAFATRGRLQGLRLQLALLDREFDDLDYETLRALDSDNISTTPSMSEEEINALPVHKYKVPGTESAGSLPKQASSSSAPVEVSKKILETKQVNTSRMEKNPVINGFQPDPT, from the exons ATGAGTTTTGTTTTCCGAGGGACTAGAGGGGATATTGAAAGTGGGTTTTCAGGATTTATTCCTGAACGTCCAGCTGTG CGGATACATGCAGCTCGACCAGTTAATTCTAATTCGCTGGCCTTCCTTGTTACAG TTCTTTTGCTGTTCATGATTTTAAACTCTCATCAAATGTCACCAAACTTTCTG CTTTGGCTAGTAGTGGGTGTCTTTCTAATGGCTACGAGTCTAAGGATGTATGCAACTTGTCAGCAACTTCAAGCTCAGGCCCGAGCTCACGCTGTGGCAGCTAGTGGTTTGCTTGGTCATACTGAGTTGCGTTTGCACATGCCACCATCAATTGCTTTTGCTACTAGAGGACGCTTACAAGGACTAAGACTCCAACTTGCACTTCTTGACCGTGAATTTGATGATCTAG ATTATGAAACCCTCAGAGCATTGGATTCTGATAATATTTCCACAACTCCTTCAATGAGTGAGGAAGAGATAAATGCTTTACCCGTTCACAAGTACAAGGTTCCTGGAACAGAGAG TGCTGGATCATTACCAAAGCAGGCATCATCTTCGTCTGCTCCAGTTGAG GTTTCAAAGAAGATCTTGGAAACAAAACAAGTCAATACCTCTAGGATGGAAAAAAATCCTGTAATCAATGGGTTCCAACCCGATCCGACCTGA
- the LOC108481793 gene encoding E3 ubiquitin-protein ligase RDUF1-like, with the protein MSSTSSYWCYSCTRLVRVVVLDSGSNDAVVCPYCDGGFIEEIESSDNHNRRFPAMYMITSNDNSRQNSNRARNLVFRRNRRGSVDRSNINPIIVLRGSTDDENGSTNGISNSGFGFFYDDGSGSGLRPIPTSMSESLMGLGFDRLLEQLSQIEITGLGQPENPPASKSAIESMPTIQIEKAHVCSETHCAVCKEPFELGSEAREMPCKHIYHEDCIIPWLALRNSCPLCRHELPSDRSESNDEASETVGLSIWRLPGGVFAVGRFRGEREVPVVYTEMDGGFGESGSESGSGHGAARRVSWVGVRRRENGFRRVVRNVTSFLRGLRSQPSHRGNEESGGLTRSGSTSMFRRFTRSLSSSSNSVL; encoded by the coding sequence ATGTCTTCAACGTCTTCGTATTGGTGTTACAGCTGCACCCGTCTGGTTCGTGTGGTGGTTTTGGATAGCGGGTCAAACGACGCGGTTGTCTGCCCGTACTGCGACGGAGGCTTCATCGAGGAGATCGAATCTTCGGACAATCACAACCGTCGGTTTCCAGCTATGTACATGATCACCAGCAACGATAATAGCCGTCAAAATTCGAATCGGGCGCGAAATCTCGTCTTTCGTAGGAATCGTCGCGGTTCTGTTGACCGGTCAAACATCAATCCGATCATCGTCCTCCGTGGCTCCACCGACGACGAGAACGGCTCCACCAACGGGATCAGCAACAGCGGGTTTGGGTTCTTCTATGATGACGGATCTGGGTCCGGTTTAAGACCCATACCGACTTCGATGTCCGAATCTCTAATGGGTTTGGGTTTCGACCGGTTATTGGAACAGCTTTCCCAGATCGAAATAACCGGACTGGGTCAACCCGAGAACCCGCCGGCTTCGAAATCGGCAATCGAATCAATGCCGACGATTCAAATAGAAAAAGCCCATGTTTGTTCGGAAACCCACTGCGCCGTTTGTAAAGAACCTTTCGAGCTCGGGTCGGAAGCGAGGGAGATGCCGTGCAAGCATATTTACCATGAAGATTGTATCATCCCATGGCTGGCGCTTCGGAACTCGTGCCCACTTTGCCGCCACGAATTGCCGTCGGATCGGAGCGAGTCGAACGACGAGGCATCAGAGACGGTGGGGCTGAGCATATGGAGGTTACCGGGTGGGGTTTTCGCGGTGGGAAGGTTCAGGGGAGAAAGGGAAGTGCCGGTAGTATACACGGAGATGGACGGTGGGTTTGGGGAATCGGGATCGGAATCGGGTTCGGGTCATGGAGCAGCGAGGAGGGTATCGTGGGTCGGGGTAAGAAGAAGAGAGAATGGATTCAGGAGAGTTGTTAGAAATGTGACGTCGTTTTTGAGGGGGTTGAGGTCTCAGCCGTCTCATCGTGGAAATGAAGAATCCGGTGGTTTGACTAGAAGTGGTTCAACGTCTATGTTTCGTAGGTTTACAAGAAGCTTAAGCTCAAGCTCCAACTCTGTTTTGtaa